DNA from Denticeps clupeoides chromosome 7, fDenClu1.1, whole genome shotgun sequence:
GCTTTACCTTTCTTACCCATTACGCTGAAGGCCTCGATGGGATGAATGCAAATATAAAACTTTTGTACTCGACTGCAAACTGGATAGCATCATTGTGCATTTGAAATTATACAGAAAGCAAAGTACAATGGGGGTGGGTGAAATATGATACATTtaagggaaacaatgatttagtaatctataaaaatgatttattcatctGATCCAGTCATATAGGATAGACCTAGAATTAACATTTTGAGGTGAAGGAAAACAAAAACTGTAACCATGTCGGCATAAGGATGattcaaaagaaaacaggagGTGAGATGAAATGAACGAACAGATGCCTTTAAACAAACATAAAGAAATGACTATTCCATACCCAATAAATACAACTCAGGATGAATCAACATGAGAATTGCACAGGCTCCAGTTAGCattcatctacacacacacacaatctcacaaTCACATTCAGTTGACTCATAAGAGTCGCACAACAggtttttacaaaaatatttaatttcttaatgAACGTTTTTGCTGAAAGCAGATTTCTGCAGCAAGATCAAACACAAGCGCTAAGGAAACCAAAGTAAATGGAAGAGCTATTGACCAAAATGGGGTCTTAGACCAGGCAAGTTCTGAGGTTTAGAACCTGCAACACATTTCATTACAATCATCTcaggaattattaaaaaatgccaGGCAAGAGAGTGATTGTTCAGCGTTTCCAGGCAGTAAGGAATGCCCACTTCCCACACGTGTGCAACTGTAACTGGGTCAGACACCAGCAGAAATGACACATGAATTGTTCTCTCAAATTAGGGTTTATTTAACCCAAATTAGGGAAGTGGTCCGTCAACAATTGAGCCCATTTCTCTCatacattttctctctctctgcaacTCACACACTTGTAGTGGGCAAGTGATAGGTAATCCTATCCAAAGTCGCCTCCACGTTATTCAAATCAttgtcaaaatgaaaagaatccgcatcaataaacagcattcaaacagatctatacacacacacacacccctatatattaatatatttttacttgCTTTTCATTCAAAATCTGGACAGAGCTTAAAGATTTCCTTCATTTTCCAGCATTTTCCAGTTTCTATTGGTCACAAAAATGTTGTGGTGAATTCACTCATTTGCAGAAAACTGAAACAAATGGAGGAGGAAACTGAACCGTGCCTGCACAGTGTCCTCTATCCGCTCACCTGAGGCCTACAAAGGCTTATGTGACGCATTCAGAGAGGGGGGGAATAAAGCCTGGCTGGACGCACGAGGCACACGAGACAGTCCCAAGACGGTCCTGTACATTCCGGTGAGAGTGgtcagaagagaggagaggaaagaatGGAAGAAGAAAGTTTACGTTGAAGGGAAGAGCATCATGATCTGAGCCACCGGTTCTGCTCGTAAGGCTGGGAGAGGCAGGGCACGTTGGGAAAGAGGTCAAAGACTCCCAGCATTCAACTGCTGAGGATTTTAGTCCTTTAACATTCTCAAATACAATCAACACCTTTGGCAGGCTCAGCCGGAATCATGTTGGCTTCTTCTCCAGTGTATTTGGGCCCTTCAGCCCTGGTGTGGAGACGTGGTGGTCTCCGTGTCTGGAGGCCGATCCCATACATCACCGGTTAAGAGCCTGAGTGTGGGTGCACAGGGCCGCTGCTGCGATTATTTGGGAGTTCCGGGTTTCTTGGGGGTCCCTGGACGCTTGCTCTGCCACAAGTGTCCGGGGATGGTGAACGCGTCCACGCTCATGGACATGGTCTTGGACGGGATGGCGGTGAACTGTTTGCGGTCCGAGCTGTATTTGTAAATGGACTCCACCATAGAGGGGCTGATGACCCGCGGGCCAATGCCAGTCAGGCGAACCATCTCCTCAGTCTCGGGGTTCATGGTGTAGACGGCCCGGAACTGGCAGCTGGAGTCCCGGAAAAGGATGAGGAAGTGGTTTGCGCTGCTCTTCTCCATTTCCTGCAACGAAGGGTAGAGAATACGATTAAAGTGAAACTCTGGAAAGAAGCAGGGCAGGAGGGTGTTTGTGTTCTAAAAGCAAAGTCACCCGCAGGGTCTCTCACCTCCACAATCTTGTTTTTCTGAGGTTCGTTGACCTTCCCTGCCAGGCAGCAGCGAGAGATGGCATTGTGGATGATGAACTTGTTGGACTTGAAGCTTGGCTCCTTATAAAGCTTGGGACCTAAAACACCACCAAAAATATACTTTAGCGTTCTAAAAACCCTGCAAAAATGATTTTACAaaattgataaataaaaaaacatttaaactgcATATATAAAGAAATGGAACAATAATAGGAATATGAAATCTAGAATACAATTACATTACTTTGGACCTACAGATCTATAACTAGTCTGTTGTGGCAATAATAAGTCAAACGTACCTGTGTACTCTGGAATCGAGGCAGGAGATGAAATGGTGGAGCCGTTTTCCCAGTCCTTTTCTCCGTTCTGTGTTGCGAGTCGACTGGGCGACATCAGCCTTGATGGCGAGTGGGATCGACTGCAGGGAAAAAGATCAACTGAATAATCCTGCAAcatacatcatcatcatcatcatcatcatcattacaaGACCTCTATAGATCTCTGCAAATTTCCTCACCTGGaagacttcctgactgagagtgTCCCACTGTCGTTAGCCATTGAGGCGAGATTCCCACTGGAGTGCGAGTAGACCTTATTCAGTTTTGAACCTGAAATAAAACGAAAGAGTTGACTAGTATGTGTAATTTACACAAATTTCTATTATTTCGGTACCacaagtattaaaaaaaataagtataaaTAATTGACAAATTAAGACCTAATTAAGATCCTGTTTCTATTAGGAATGGCTGACCTTAATATGGTATATGATGTGCTTTTCAGACTGTatagttaaataaatacataaataaataaacaagaggTTCATGACACAAATTTTCCCATCTTCTTATGCGTaaaatttatataaatgcatacatttctgCATGCAAACGAAACTACAAAAGAAAGGAGCAGAGAGAGCGTAACagaacattaacaaaaaattaCCCATGAAGCCTTTGGCGGGGCTCCGGGAGAGGGCGGAGTCATCGTGGAAGACTGTTTTAGGCCGTTGCTTTTTGACCCCTCGTACCGTGGTGGGTTTCTGACGCAGGACCTTGTCCAGGTCCTCCATGATCTTCAGCTGCTCCCGAAGCTTGTACTCTTCCCGTGTAAAGTGTCCGCGGCGCTGCGGCGTGCCCTCTGGAGGTGGGGTTCGGGAAGGAGGCGGGGTGCACGGAGTCTGGGGCCTGACTTCATCCCCAGAGGCGGAcctgttaaaccagaaatagtTCCGACAGGTCAACTTCATCTCAGTACTTGGATGTTTTAAGGAGAAATCCGGGAGTTACTCCCCCTGGaggtacacagtggtattaCAGGCCCGTCAGCATGCCAACAAAACACACGTCCACAACAGCTTAGAAACTAATGACACCCGAATATGCAGAAATGCTTACCTGGCCTCCCTCTCGCGCTCCTGCTCCAGTTTACGCCTTTTCATCTCCTCAGTCCTCTTCTGCTGCTTCTCCAGCAGAGCGGCTCGGCGCTGCGCCATCTCATCCTCTGGCCGAGCCTCGTCCTGTGCAGGAACAAACATAAAGAAATAAGCAAGAGCTTCTCTGTTccagtacaaataaaatattccaGACTAGGTCTCATCATGAAGACTGGTTCTCTTCAATAAACTACTGATCTGACTTCCCTTTGTCATCCAAAACCTTTATTAGCTGAAATGGTTATGGCAACTATTAAATAGTATAATAAATGCTTCAGCAATTAAAACAGGGAGAGTTAACAGTGGGGGAGTTAAGTCCACAGCGGTGGTCCTTAAACATCTCCTTGTTCGGTGACATTTGGTTGATCTCATCATCTAAACCAGCAGCTTAACATGTACAAGATGTATTGGTGattcaattaatttaataatgaacATGGAATGGCTGCCATGGAAATAAAAAGCTTTGCAGAGCTGTTAGAGACCCTAAACTAATGACAGATACCTTCAGCCTTCTAAAATCCACCTGAACCTTTCTAAGAATTCCATTTGTCCCACAAGTCACTAAAGATGACTGACACATCATTTGAATGACACCTTTAAGCGTATGTTTCTCTCTCAAATTCTTGATGAATAAAAACGCTTGATTGGCTTTGAGCTACTAACCTTAAAGAAGAACCCAACTCCAGACTTGACTTCTGGCTCGGTCTGGTCGCTCATGGAGTCAGATAAACGCTCAGGTTCTCTGTCGCCGTCCTCCCCTTCCAGCCCCCGCAGTGAGGCCAGGGAGATCTCGATCAGGCTTCCTCTCTTCCCGTTGTAGGCGGCGACAGGGACGTCGCTCTCGAAGGAGCACTCGGAGGGGGCGCCGGAGCTGCTGCCGCCGGCAGGGCGCCCTTTCCTGGGCGTGGCGCTGCCCTCCAGGTCCAGGCTGAAGACGGTGTGGTCGTCGCCGGAGCCTGCATCCGAGCAGTTGTCCTCCGGGGGGCGGGGAAGAGGGGACATGCCGTGGAGGTCGCCGAGGCTGGCCGGCTGGCCGATGCTGAAGGAGGACGAGGTCTGGACCTGGCACTGCCACGGAGTGACCCTGCGTAGGTGGGGGATGGTGTCCACGCTCTGAGGCGGGGTGAGGACGCGCGTGAAGGCGGGCACCTTCAGGTCCAGCGGCCGCGTtgggtgctgctgctgctgctgctgcttgggGCTTTTGGGGGGTGCCGACTGCGCCCGGCGATGAGACGCCTGCGGAGACTTGGCAGGCGGGGCCTGGCTGACCAGCCTGCGGGAGGGCGATGGCGACGAGGAGGCGGAGGTGAGGTCACGGGTGGACTCCCGGGACAGGCGCCGAGGGGCAGCGGCGGAGGCTCTGGTGCCATGGCTTTGCGGAACGACCCAGGACTGAGCGCTGGGCGCGGCGGCCTTCTTCTGCAtcagctgcttctgctgctcGGACAGCCGCTGCATGTCGTTCTGCAGCGAGCTGAGAGCGGCGTTGAGTTTGGACACGGCGTTGTTGTAGTTGCCCAGGGACTCGGAGCCCTTTTCTCCTCCGCCCTGGTCGAGCTGGGACGGAGGCTTCACATTTCCATCGTCTTCCACCAGGGGGCACTGCATCGGTCCCTCTCCCTTCGTACCGACCGGTCCCTCCAGCGGCAGCTGCTTCAGGTCCTCTTCCGTGGAGGACGTGTTGACCTCTCCCTCAGCCAATTCGTCCCCTTCGTTCTGCTCcttctgcagctgcaggaagGCACTTTTACCGAGCCGCTGCCGGTGCTTGGCAAAGATGGCTTCGATGCGCTTCTTCTGGGCCTCGATGGCCTTGCGCTTCTCCTCCAGCCGCGCCCCGAGATCAGGGTTGACAGCCGGGCTCTGGTTTGGGCTCTTGGCTGCCCAGGTGGTCATCTGTGGTGCCGTGGGGGGTTGAGGGTTGGGGCGAGCTGCTTCAGGGACcagtttcttcttcctctcggCGAAGCTAGTCATGCGGATGCCGCTGTCAGGCGTGTCCGATCCATGTGTTCTGTAAGCGGGTGTGGCAGGGGTGGAATGGGTTTTGGGGAGGTCCTCCGAGGCGTCGGAGTCCACGCTGCCGTCACGCAGGACCGAGTCGTCGTCCCGCGAGCCCTCGGATGTGTGTCTGGTGCGGCCAGCCTCACGTGCAGGTTCCCCGCTCGGGCGGTACATCATTCCCGTGCGGGTAGGGGCGGAGCAGCTGAGATTGTGACGAGGGTTGGCGGGATCGTCAGCGGAGTGCAGGTAGAAGCCGTCGGGAGCACCCTCGGGGTGAGACCGCGGCTCCATCTTGCTTTCGTTGTGGATAATCTGCAGGGCCTCCTCTATGGTCGGAACCTCGCCTGTCTCGCTCTCCTCCAGGCCGTTCTCCTCCACCAGTAAGGGCACCGACGCAGTCTGTGTGGCCCAGGAGGCTCTATGGGAGCCGTTGGGCCCCGGCGATTTACACTCCGGAGGGGTGTAGGGCAGCCGCGTCATGGACAGTACAGCAGGGCTCACATTGTCGGAGCTGACAGAACGAGTGATGGCGCTCACTGACTTCCCCATGACAATGTCCACATCACTGTCCAGACCAAAGGGGATGCTGAAGGACACAGCTGAGGACAGTGGTCGGCTGGACAGAAacagacaaagtaaaaaaaaaaaaaagtgtgcggCGGTATAAACAGCAATGAAACGATACGGAGTCAGCCTACCTGAGAGGCTTCCTTGTCCACGTTTTTCCTGCAGCCTCTACGTGAGACATTGAGGTAGACTGAGTCAGAGATCCTGAATCAGgcaacacatgaacacacagacacacacaaatgaaaacggagaaaaaaaacacacgcagtGACACAGAGGAGCGTTTATATAAATGCAGGACATGGAAAtggagacgaagacactggtcgATCGCAGGCAGCACACTGATCTCACCTGACACCGCCGACACGGAAGTAGAGATGGGCAGAAAAGGCTTTTTGAAAATGGAAGGCGAGCAGCTGAAAAACAAGAGACGAAGTAAATTCTCCTGCCTGAGATGCAGTAAAATCTGCGAGTTCACCACAGGGAGAGCGGCTCCGCAGTCGTGGTGTCAGGAGCGTACCTGTTGCTGCTGGGTACTATTCTACTCCAGTCCGAGACATCTGTGGATGACGGCCCTCCGTTAATAAGAAGCTTAAATTTGTCATGTGACCACTTGTAAATGTGGAGCTAGAATAGGTCTTTACCTGTCAGCTCTCCAGTCTGTATGGGTTGAACAAACTCGGGCTTCTGAATCTCAAACCATCCTAAGAGCTCCGCCAGAAAGCTCATGATGTTAACCTGAACAGCACAAAAAGTCAGACTATCCAGTCCAGTGTAGGCATCAGCCAGAATTCATAATCCAGTGTTGATTACATCCAAATGGAGAGCCACCACTATATACAGGCTTCTACAACTCAATCAATATTACTTCAGGTTCCATCAAAAACCCTGGTAGagtaaatgaatgtttttttcatatattgattattttttattgttcctATTAAAATATGCTGCACATAAATGACTTGCACCAATGGAAAAACCCCACCTAACCCCAGACAAAAATGTATACTAAAATAAACACTCTGaattctcacacacaaagaTATCAGCCAGCCAGTTTAGAATATGAACTTACCCGGAGTTCAGGTGGGGTGTAGAGAAGGTCCTCCAGCACTAGGGGGCAGCAGCTTTTCAGGCAGCTCTCACAGAACTCCCGGATCAGCTGCAGGTTGTAGAGGCGGTCAGCCACAGACATGGACTCCTTCATGCACACGTCTGGAACGGTCGTTGGGAACGCCGCTGTTAAGCTGTGGCTGGgctcggcgtgtgtgtgtgtgtgtgtgtgtgtgtgtgtgtgtgtgtgagacaggaaGCAGCGGGCACGAG
Protein-coding regions in this window:
- the camsap3 gene encoding calmodulin-regulated spectrin-associated protein 3 isoform X3 yields the protein MVDSGAIRKTFVVPDVKPADQCDFWRARICAGVAWILAKSYGNAENVPVELRDPFYCDQYEQEHLKPPVTRLLLSSELYCRAYGLLLAAGSGAEAPPRDNAALLQTLSKKGMTPKDQNVPVTDADLRHKPIKMSAHLALIDALMSVGAMETVSVVRAASGAQLLGGGANWETALLCWVNELNQKLRQMTDAPHSKHTQASAEPEPVQPSCPTRWYWKLVPLRYRKDKMLSKQKPVFPVVAEVKDLSTGCAIAAVVHYYCPGLLRLEDVCMKESMSVADRLYNLQLIREFCESCLKSCCPLVLEDLLYTPPELRVNIMSFLAELLGWFEIQKPEFVQPIQTGELTDVSDWSRIVPSSNSCSPSIFKKPFLPISTSVSAVSEAAGKTWTRKPLSRPLSSAVSFSIPFGLDSDVDIVMGKSVSAITRSVSSDNVSPAVLSMTRLPYTPPECKSPGPNGSHRASWATQTASVPLLVEENGLEESETGEVPTIEEALQIIHNESKMEPRSHPEGAPDGFYLHSADDPANPRHNLSCSAPTRTGMMYRPSGEPAREAGRTRHTSEGSRDDDSVLRDGSVDSDASEDLPKTHSTPATPAYRTHGSDTPDSGIRMTSFAERKKKLVPEAARPNPQPPTAPQMTTWAAKSPNQSPAVNPDLGARLEEKRKAIEAQKKRIEAIFAKHRQRLGKSAFLQLQKEQNEGDELAEGEVNTSSTEEDLKQLPLEGPVGTKGEGPMQCPLVEDDGNVKPPSQLDQGGGEKGSESLGNYNNAVSKLNAALSSLQNDMQRLSEQQKQLMQKKAAAPSAQSWVVPQSHGTRASAAAPRRLSRESTRDLTSASSSPSPSRRLVSQAPPAKSPQASHRRAQSAPPKSPKQQQQQQHPTRPLDLKVPAFTRVLTPPQSVDTIPHLRRVTPWQCQVQTSSSFSIGQPASLGDLHGMSPLPRPPEDNCSDAGSGDDHTVFSLDLEGSATPRKGRPAGGSSSGAPSECSFESDVPVAAYNGKRGSLIEISLASLRGLEGEDGDREPERLSDSMSDQTEPEVKSGVGFFFKDEARPEDEMAQRRAALLEKQQKRTEEMKRRKLEQEREREARSASGDEVRPQTPCTPPPSRTPPPEGTPQRRGHFTREEYKLREQLKIMEDLDKVLRQKPTTVRGVKKQRPKTVFHDDSALSRSPAKGFMGSKLNKVYSHSSGNLASMANDSGTLSVRKSSSRSHSPSRLMSPSRLATQNGEKDWENGSTISSPASIPEYTGPKLYKEPSFKSNKFIIHNAISRCCLAGKVNEPQKNKIVEEMEKSSANHFLILFRDSSCQFRAVYTMNPETEEMVRLTGIGPRVISPSMVESIYKYSSDRKQFTAIPSKTMSMSVDAFTIPGHLWQSKRPGTPKKPGTPK
- the camsap3 gene encoding calmodulin-regulated spectrin-associated protein 3 isoform X2, with the translated sequence MVDSGAIRKTFVVPDVKPADQCDFWRARICAGVAWILAKSYGNAENVPVELRDPFYCDQYEQEHLKPPVTRLLLSSELYCRAYGLLLAAGSGAEAPPRDNAALLQTLSKKGMTPKDQNVPVTDADLRHKPIKMSAHLALIDALMSVGAMETVSVVRAASGAQLLGGGANWETALLCWVNELNQKLRQMTDAPHSKHTQASAEPEPVQPSLRYRKDKMLSKQKPVFPVVAEVKDLSTGCAIAAVVHYYCPGLLRLEDVCMKESMSVADRLYNLQLIREFCESCLKSCCPLVLEDLLYTPPELRVNIMSFLAELLGWFEIQKPEFVQPIQTGELTDVSDWSRIVPSSNSCSPSIFKKPFLPISTSVSAVSGSLTQSTSMSHVEAAGKTWTRKPLSRPLSSAVSFSIPFGLDSDVDIVMGKSVSAITRSVSSDNVSPAVLSMTRLPYTPPECKSPGPNGSHRASWATQTASVPLLVEENGLEESETGEVPTIEEALQIIHNESKMEPRSHPEGAPDGFYLHSADDPANPRHNLSCSAPTRTGMMYRPSGEPAREAGRTRHTSEGSRDDDSVLRDGSVDSDASEDLPKTHSTPATPAYRTHGSDTPDSGIRMTSFAERKKKLVPEAARPNPQPPTAPQMTTWAAKSPNQSPAVNPDLGARLEEKRKAIEAQKKRIEAIFAKHRQRLGKSAFLQLQKEQNEGDELAEGEVNTSSTEEDLKQLPLEGPVGTKGEGPMQCPLVEDDGNVKPPSQLDQGGGEKGSESLGNYNNAVSKLNAALSSLQNDMQRLSEQQKQLMQKKAAAPSAQSWVVPQSHGTRASAAAPRRLSRESTRDLTSASSSPSPSRRLVSQAPPAKSPQASHRRAQSAPPKSPKQQQQQQHPTRPLDLKVPAFTRVLTPPQSVDTIPHLRRVTPWQCQVQTSSSFSIGQPASLGDLHGMSPLPRPPEDNCSDAGSGDDHTVFSLDLEGSATPRKGRPAGGSSSGAPSECSFESDVPVAAYNGKRGSLIEISLASLRGLEGEDGDREPERLSDSMSDQTEPEVKSGVGFFFKDEARPEDEMAQRRAALLEKQQKRTEEMKRRKLEQEREREARSASGDEVRPQTPCTPPPSRTPPPEGTPQRRGHFTREEYKLREQLKIMEDLDKVLRQKPTTVRGVKKQRPKTVFHDDSALSRSPAKGFMGSKLNKVYSHSSGNLASMANDSGTLSVRKSSSRSHSPSRLMSPSRLATQNGEKDWENGSTISSPASIPEYTGPKLYKEPSFKSNKFIIHNAISRCCLAGKVNEPQKNKIVEEMEKSSANHFLILFRDSSCQFRAVYTMNPETEEMVRLTGIGPRVISPSMVESIYKYSSDRKQFTAIPSKTMSMSVDAFTIPGHLWQSKRPGTPKKPGTPK
- the camsap3 gene encoding calmodulin-regulated spectrin-associated protein 3 isoform X1; amino-acid sequence: MVDSGAIRKTFVVPDVKPADQCDFWRARICAGVAWILAKSYGNAENVPVELRDPFYCDQYEQEHLKPPVTRLLLSSELYCRAYGLLLAAGSGAEAPPRDNAALLQTLSKKGMTPKDQNVPVTDADLRHKPIKMSAHLALIDALMSVGAMETVSVVRAASGAQLLGGGANWETALLCWVNELNQKLRQMTDAPHSKHTQASAEPEPVQPSCPTRWYWKLVPLRYRKDKMLSKQKPVFPVVAEVKDLSTGCAIAAVVHYYCPGLLRLEDVCMKESMSVADRLYNLQLIREFCESCLKSCCPLVLEDLLYTPPELRVNIMSFLAELLGWFEIQKPEFVQPIQTGELTDVSDWSRIVPSSNSCSPSIFKKPFLPISTSVSAVSGSLTQSTSMSHVEAAGKTWTRKPLSRPLSSAVSFSIPFGLDSDVDIVMGKSVSAITRSVSSDNVSPAVLSMTRLPYTPPECKSPGPNGSHRASWATQTASVPLLVEENGLEESETGEVPTIEEALQIIHNESKMEPRSHPEGAPDGFYLHSADDPANPRHNLSCSAPTRTGMMYRPSGEPAREAGRTRHTSEGSRDDDSVLRDGSVDSDASEDLPKTHSTPATPAYRTHGSDTPDSGIRMTSFAERKKKLVPEAARPNPQPPTAPQMTTWAAKSPNQSPAVNPDLGARLEEKRKAIEAQKKRIEAIFAKHRQRLGKSAFLQLQKEQNEGDELAEGEVNTSSTEEDLKQLPLEGPVGTKGEGPMQCPLVEDDGNVKPPSQLDQGGGEKGSESLGNYNNAVSKLNAALSSLQNDMQRLSEQQKQLMQKKAAAPSAQSWVVPQSHGTRASAAAPRRLSRESTRDLTSASSSPSPSRRLVSQAPPAKSPQASHRRAQSAPPKSPKQQQQQQHPTRPLDLKVPAFTRVLTPPQSVDTIPHLRRVTPWQCQVQTSSSFSIGQPASLGDLHGMSPLPRPPEDNCSDAGSGDDHTVFSLDLEGSATPRKGRPAGGSSSGAPSECSFESDVPVAAYNGKRGSLIEISLASLRGLEGEDGDREPERLSDSMSDQTEPEVKSGVGFFFKDEARPEDEMAQRRAALLEKQQKRTEEMKRRKLEQEREREARSASGDEVRPQTPCTPPPSRTPPPEGTPQRRGHFTREEYKLREQLKIMEDLDKVLRQKPTTVRGVKKQRPKTVFHDDSALSRSPAKGFMGSKLNKVYSHSSGNLASMANDSGTLSVRKSSSRSHSPSRLMSPSRLATQNGEKDWENGSTISSPASIPEYTGPKLYKEPSFKSNKFIIHNAISRCCLAGKVNEPQKNKIVEEMEKSSANHFLILFRDSSCQFRAVYTMNPETEEMVRLTGIGPRVISPSMVESIYKYSSDRKQFTAIPSKTMSMSVDAFTIPGHLWQSKRPGTPKKPGTPK
- the camsap3 gene encoding calmodulin-regulated spectrin-associated protein 3 isoform X4, whose amino-acid sequence is MSVGAMETVSVVRAASGAQLLGGGANWETALLCWVNELNQKLRQMTDAPHSKHTQASAEPEPVQPSCPTRWYWKLVPLRYRKDKMLSKQKPVFPVVAEVKDLSTGCAIAAVVHYYCPGLLRLEDVCMKESMSVADRLYNLQLIREFCESCLKSCCPLVLEDLLYTPPELRVNIMSFLAELLGWFEIQKPEFVQPIQTGELTDVSDWSRIVPSSNSCSPSIFKKPFLPISTSVSAVSGSLTQSTSMSHVEAAGKTWTRKPLSRPLSSAVSFSIPFGLDSDVDIVMGKSVSAITRSVSSDNVSPAVLSMTRLPYTPPECKSPGPNGSHRASWATQTASVPLLVEENGLEESETGEVPTIEEALQIIHNESKMEPRSHPEGAPDGFYLHSADDPANPRHNLSCSAPTRTGMMYRPSGEPAREAGRTRHTSEGSRDDDSVLRDGSVDSDASEDLPKTHSTPATPAYRTHGSDTPDSGIRMTSFAERKKKLVPEAARPNPQPPTAPQMTTWAAKSPNQSPAVNPDLGARLEEKRKAIEAQKKRIEAIFAKHRQRLGKSAFLQLQKEQNEGDELAEGEVNTSSTEEDLKQLPLEGPVGTKGEGPMQCPLVEDDGNVKPPSQLDQGGGEKGSESLGNYNNAVSKLNAALSSLQNDMQRLSEQQKQLMQKKAAAPSAQSWVVPQSHGTRASAAAPRRLSRESTRDLTSASSSPSPSRRLVSQAPPAKSPQASHRRAQSAPPKSPKQQQQQQHPTRPLDLKVPAFTRVLTPPQSVDTIPHLRRVTPWQCQVQTSSSFSIGQPASLGDLHGMSPLPRPPEDNCSDAGSGDDHTVFSLDLEGSATPRKGRPAGGSSSGAPSECSFESDVPVAAYNGKRGSLIEISLASLRGLEGEDGDREPERLSDSMSDQTEPEVKSGVGFFFKDEARPEDEMAQRRAALLEKQQKRTEEMKRRKLEQEREREARSASGDEVRPQTPCTPPPSRTPPPEGTPQRRGHFTREEYKLREQLKIMEDLDKVLRQKPTTVRGVKKQRPKTVFHDDSALSRSPAKGFMGSKLNKVYSHSSGNLASMANDSGTLSVRKSSSRSHSPSRLMSPSRLATQNGEKDWENGSTISSPASIPEYTGPKLYKEPSFKSNKFIIHNAISRCCLAGKVNEPQKNKIVEEMEKSSANHFLILFRDSSCQFRAVYTMNPETEEMVRLTGIGPRVISPSMVESIYKYSSDRKQFTAIPSKTMSMSVDAFTIPGHLWQSKRPGTPKKPGTPK